The DNA segment TTTGAGCAGACAGGCCTCAAGATTGCGGGAATGAAGATGTTGCAGCCTACAAAAGAGCAGGCAGAAGTACAATACACGTTGACCGACGCATGGATTAAAAAGCTTGCAGCAAACACCAGGAAGGCAGCGCAAGAGAAAGGGATTGTGATAACAGAAACAGACAGGCAGATAGCAGAAAGAGTGCAGAAATATTTGAAGGATTACCTTACAGAAGGGCCTGTAATTGTAATGACATTCGAAGGATATCATGCAATTGAAATCGGAAGAAAAATTGTAGGCCACGCAGAGGCAAGGCAGGCAGAGATTGGGACAGTTAGGGGAGACTACAGCGTTGATTCATACGAACTTGCTGACGAAAGACAGAGGGCCATAAGAAACATTGTTCACGCTTCAGGAAACAAAGAG comes from the Candidatus Diapherotrites archaeon genome and includes:
- a CDS encoding nucleoside-diphosphate kinase, whose product is MERTVIIVKHDGIQRGLAGEIIRRFEQTGLKIAGMKMLQPTKEQAEVQYTLTDAWIKKLAANTRKAAQEKGIVITETDRQIAERVQKYLKDYLTEGPVIVMTFEGYHAIEIGRKIVGHAEARQAEIGTVRGDYSVDSYELADERQRAIRNIVHASGNKEEAENELKLWFKKEELYNYKRKDWEIIH